The Anas platyrhynchos isolate ZD024472 breed Pekin duck chromosome 3, IASCAAS_PekinDuck_T2T, whole genome shotgun sequence genome includes a window with the following:
- the LOC101796596 gene encoding cytochrome P450 2K6, whose product MDWASIVPVGLLFILILLLIVKIQYFQKSHVNKNLPPGPKPLPIIGNLHILDLKKLDGTMIKLSETYGPVFRIQMGPTTVVVLSGYDTVKEALVNHADAFAGRPKIQIVKETGKGKGVIFSYGENWKVMRRFTLTTLRDFGMGKKAIEDRVVEEYGYLADVIESQKGKPLEMTLIMNAAVANVIVSILLGKRYDYEDPTFKRLLSLMYENIRLFGRPSVSLYNMFPALGFFLKDHKAFIENMKEVNAFIKATFIEHLKVLDRNDQRSFIDAFLVRQQEENGKDNGFFDNGNLTEVVRNLFAAGTDTTSTTLRWGLLLMMKYPEIQKKVQDEIEQVLGSNPPRTEHRTQMPYTDAVIHEIQRFANILPLNLPHETTEDVTLKGYFIPKGTYVIPLLTSVLRDKSQWEKPDTFYPEHFLDSEGKFVKKDAFMPFSAGRRICAGETLAKMELFLFFTRLLQRFTFHPPPGVSASDLDISHTTGLTVPPVTHEVCAVPRS is encoded by the exons ATGGATTGGGCCAGCATTGTTCCTGTGGGGTTACTGTTCATCCTCATTCTCCTCCTGATTGTGAAAATACAATATTTCCAGAAAAGCCATGTGAATAAGAACCTTCCCCCAGGACCCAAGCCTTTACCCATCATTGGAAATCTGCACATCTTGGACTTGAAGAAACTTGATGGGACAATGATAAAG CTGTCTGAAACGTATGGCCCAGTGTTCAGAATTCAGATGGGACCAACGACAGTGGTGGTGCTATCAGGATATGACACAGTGAAGGAAGCTCTGGTGAACCATGCAGATGCATTTGCAGGGAGACCTAAAATACAAATCgtcaaagaaacaggaaaaggaaaag gagTTATATTTTCTTATGGAGAAAACTGGAAAGTGATGCGAAGATTCACTCTTACAACCTTGCGAGACTTTGGAATGGGAAAGAAGGCCATAGAGGATCGTGTTGTAGAAGAGTATGGATACCTGGCAGATGTTATAGAGTCACAGAAAG GGAAGCCCCTTGAGATGACTCTGATAATGAATGCTGCTGTTGCTAATGTCATTGTATCCATATTGCTTGGAAAACGGTATGACTATGAAGACCCCACATTCAAAAGACTCCTGTCATTGATGTATGAAAATATCAGACTTTTTGGAAGGCCATCAGTTTCG CTGTACAATATGTTCCCAGCCCTTGGATTCTTCCTGAAGGACCACAAAGCTTTTATTGAGAATATGAAAGAAGTCAATGCTTTTATCAAGGCTACTTTCATAGAACACCTTAAAGTCCTGGACAGAAATGACCAGAGGAGCTTCATTGACGCTTTCCTGGTCAGACAACAAGAG gagaatgGAAAGGACAATGGTTTTTTTGATAATGGAAACTTAACTGAAGTTGTGAGAAATCTGTTTGCAGCTGGGACAGATACCACATCCACCACTTTGCGCTGGGGCCTTCTGCTCATGATGAAGTATCCTGAAATTCAGA aaaaagtCCAAGACGAGATAGAGCAAGTGCTAGGATCAAACCCCCCACGAACTGAGCATCGGACTCAAATGCCATATACAGATGCTGTTATCCATGAAATTCAGAGGTTTGCTAATATCCTGCCATTGAACCTGCCTCATGAGACTACTGAAGATGTCACCCTCAAAGGCTATTTCATTCCTAAG GGAACCTACGTCATCCCCTTGCTGACTTCTGTCCTGCGCGACAAATCCCAGTGGGAGAAACCGGACACCTTCTACCCTGAGCACTTTCTCGACTCGGAGGGGAAGTTTGTAAAGAAAGATGCCTTCATGCCTTTTTCAGCAG GACGGAGGATCTGTGCTGGTGAGACTCTTGCCAAAATGgagctcttcctcttcttcaccAGACTCCTACAGAGGTTCACCTTCCACCCTCCCCCAGGAGTTTCCGCCTCAGACCTGGACATCTCTCACACTACTGGGCTTACCGTTCCCCCAGTGACTCATGAGGTCTGTGCAGTGCCACGTTCCTAG